From Glycine soja cultivar W05 chromosome 4, ASM419377v2, whole genome shotgun sequence, the proteins below share one genomic window:
- the LOC114409399 gene encoding uncharacterized protein LOC114409399, translating to MQRDRKKGSKYPPGESSNPQSSEKDDHNNDTNLAEGSSKPELSNKNTPQSLKAKSKIVKKSKGGKFKTIINKGSQQIGGKRRLRKNKKVVGNSDELPKEKSEKDGRNKEKESQNRSTHEKSPIENSHRAEKNKIIKVDKSEQKQKNKEKHTESDKGAGSRINRTKHGRVENTVSSEKKRGKPSGFIFMCSAKTKPDCFRYRVMGVSATKKDIVLSINPGTKLFLYDFDLRLLYGIYKASSSGGMKLEPRAFGGNFPAQVRFKIASDCFPLPESIFKKAIQENYNEKHKFKTELTARQVRKLTELFRPVDVHSGLQPVRSPPRAIIHDRDALDGVRGSWSHLHREMDPQIERQEEIPRDLFLTEKSYRAYGLQGDRRNVIPASQVNPTLDPYERDYEREHLHHVDTLYHTNVPSYRESLHGDLHHLNESEHQTYLHGGISTHANNPYHPYRYGASPRDPYLPPMSREEISSSSYLAGGRSLIGSDILQRREAVQDRLYSTYSAADALSEYNRMQHYQESLEATAVPVSSRYSFAGPSYSLR from the exons ATGCAAAGAGACAGAAAGAAGGGCAGTAAGTATCCTCCCGGGGAGTCTTCTAATCCTCAATCATCAGAAAAAGATGATCACAATAATGATACAAATCTTGCTGAAGGATCTAGTAAACCAGAGCTGAGTAACAAGAATACTCCACAATCACTGAAGGCCAAATCTAAAATTGTTAAGAAATCCAAGGGTGGTAAGTTCaagacaataataaataaaggttcTCAACAGATTGGGGGAAAGAGAAGACttagaaagaacaaaaaagtaGTGGGCAATAGTGATGAACTGCCTAAAGAGAAGAGTGAGAAAGATGGAAGGAATAAAGAGAAGGAAAGTCAAAATAGGAGCACTCAtgaaaaaagtcctattgagaATAGCCATCGAGCTGAAAAAAATAAGATCATTAAGGTGGATAAGAGCGAACAGAAGCAGAAGAATAAAGAGAAACATACAGAGTCAGACAAGGGTGCTGGGAGCAGAATAAACCGAACTAAGCATGGTAGAGTGGAAAATACTGTCTCCagtgagaaaaagagaggaaaaccTAGTGGTTTCATCTTTATGTGCAGTGCGAAGACAAAACCTGACTGTTTCCGTTATCGTGTCATGGGTGTTTCAGCTACTAAAAAAGACATTGTTTTAAGTATCAATCCCGGGACTAAgctttttctttatgattttgATCTGAGGCTGTTGTATGGGATTTACAAAGCTTCATCTTCTGGTGGCATGAAACTTGAACCCCGAGCTTTTGGTGGTAACTTTCCTGCTCAG GTGCGGTTCAAAATTGCTTCTGATTGTTTCCCGCTACCAGAGAGCATTTTCAAAAAGGCAATCCAGGAAAATTACAATGAGAAGCACAAGTTCAAAACAGAACTTACTGCTCGACAG GTTAGGAAGCTCACTGAACTTTTCCGACCAGTAGATGTTCATTCAGGCTTGCAGCCTGTTCGCTCCCCTCCACGAGCAATAATTCATGATAGGGATGCTCTTGATGGTGTTAGGGGATCATGGTCCCATTTGCACAGGGAAATGGATCCCCAAATTGAACGGCAAGAGGAAATTCCCCGTGATTTATTTCTTACTGAGAAGAGTTACCGAGCTTATGGTCTCCAAGGAGATAGAAGGAATGTCATACCAGCCTCTCAAGTTAATCCTACACTGGATCCTTATGAGAGGGATTATGAAAGAGAGCACCTTCATCACGTGGACACTCTCTACCATACAAACGTCCCTTCATACAGAGAAAGTCTTCATGGCGATCTTCATCATTTGAATGAGAGTGAACACCAGACCTATTTGCATGGCGGAATCTCCACACATGCAAACAATCCTTATCACCCGTATCGCTATGGTGCTTCACCAAGGGATCCATATTTGCCACCTATGAGTAGAGAGGAAATCTCTTCAAGCTCTTATTTGGCTGGGGGAAGATCGTTGATTGGAAGTGATATCTTACAAAGGAGGGAGGCTGTTCAGGATAGGCTTTATTCAACATATTCTGCGGCTGATGCTTTGTCTGAATACAATCGAATGCAGCACTACCAAGAGAGTTTGGAAGCTACAGCTGTGCCAGTTTCATCCCGTTACTCTTTCGCTGGTCCTTCATATTCACTTCGCTAA